From the Peromyscus leucopus breed LL Stock chromosome 8b, UCI_PerLeu_2.1, whole genome shotgun sequence genome, one window contains:
- the LOC114686963 gene encoding CMRF35-like molecule 7 — MWLSSALLLLSFPGCLSIQGPALVRGPEKGSVTVLCRYSSRWQGNNKWWCRGANWSTCRVLIRTNGSEKERRSGRLSIRDNWRDNSLLVTMEMLKQNDTDTYWCGIERFGTDRGTRVKVTVYSVGKDTTSSSKLPSALPTVDSSAYMMSSDLHKRTHYILLVFVKVPVLLILAGVVLWLKGSTQKVPEEHWRDTLCSSLDSEPLAKDSDP; from the exons GCTGTCTCTCTATCCAAGGCCCAGCGTTGGTGAGAGGCCCAGAGAAGGGGTCGGTGACTGTGCTGTGTCGCTATAGCTCGAGATGGCAGGGGAACAACAAGTGGTGGTGTCGCGGAGCAAACTGGAGCACTTGCAGGGTCCTCATTCGAACCAATGGGtcggagaaagaaaggaggagcgGCCGCTTGTCCATCAGGGACAACTGGAGGGACAACTCGCTCCTGGTTACCATGGAGATGCTCAAGCAAAACGACACCGACACTTACTGGTGTGGTATTGAACGATTTGGAACCGACCGCGGGACCAGAGTTAAAGTGACCGTTTACTCAG TGGGAAAAGATACCACGTCTTCTTCTAAGCTACCTTCCGCTCTGCCCACTGTGGACAGCAGTGCATACATGATGTCTTCTGACTTGCACAAGAG GACCCACTACATACTCCTGGTGTTTGTGAAGGTGCCTGTCTTGCTCATCTTGGCTGGTGTTGTCCTCTGGCTGAAGGGGTCAACTCAGAAGGTCCCCGAGGAACACTGGAGAGATACCCTCTGTAGCAGTTTGGACTCTGAACCTCTGGCCAAAGACAGTGATCCTTAG